In Brienomyrus brachyistius isolate T26 unplaced genomic scaffold, BBRACH_0.4 scaffold32, whole genome shotgun sequence, the sequence acagaaagaaaacTAACTGCTCATCGTGGACATAAAACCGCAATCTGTTCTAACTGACTGGTTCTAAGTCagccctttattttatatggaAAATTGATCATATGTAGGCATATAGTATATTGTATAATAAAACAATATCACCTTTAAGTCATATCGTTTGGAATTTTTAACCTCTATCACCATTTTCTTAGTTCATTATTGTTATAAACTTTTTATCACCAGTTTTGGACTGGAACAGTCGTAAAGCCAATCGATCATGAATCGCCATGGTCACAAGCTGAGAATGACCtgtattttttcttttacttAGCAGTGTTACCACACTACATCACTATTTATATGTTAAGAAAAAAGTTACCGGAAAAGCTACAGCGTTTTAAAAGTAGCTGCACTACTGGTATGCTACTGAAAAATGTAGTTAAGTTAGTAGCATTGCTAATTGTAGTTAGCTACTCCCCAACACTGACTATAGCATCCTATGAAAGACAGAAGTCCAACCTCATTCTCTTCATAAGTGCCAGATTAGACTTCCTGCATTTTGTTATACTATATTGTTGACAATAATTTCTTAAATACAGACTTCCCTTTTTTCCAGTTTTTGTTCATTTATCTTCAGGAATGACAAAGTATATTATACATTATAtcctatgttagtatatattatatttatttaatagacacCCCACCTTTGGCAAACTGATTAAACAGAAGCAGATAAGCATTGCTGGTCCTAGCCTTTTTCAGCCACTGTCAGCAGCAGTATTTACTAATCATGTGTAAAGTCACATTAGAAATACTACAGAAAACTGTTGACTTAACTAGAAGCTCGCGAAATGTGTAGTACTGAAAACGATAATAATccacatactgtactgtatggCTCAATACAATATTTATTCAGTGCAAAATTAGATGAGAAGTTAACACAGAATAAGTTGAACAATTTAGCGAATAAACGATGAGTGAACAAACGATTGAGCATTACAAAAAATGAAGTGcgaataaaactattaatattTCAAGATGAGCAGATAAATCAAAAGAAATCCTTTGTATAAAAGTGTACATTTAATTGGAACTAGCTTACATACACAAAATATTTAGATAATGTTAGAATAGATCAAAGCTTCAACAAGTTTCTCTTGAGACCTGCCTGCTCTGCCCGAGTTTCCCTTCTGACCTGCCCCAGGTCCTTCACAGGTCCTCTTCATTTTTACTCTAAAACTTTGGATGCAAAGTCttgtgtaacttcattgttaatACTGATGATAGCCAATCCATGTAGTCATTCCTACGCCATTATGGACCATAAATAAGTTTTAATTAGCTTGAGCTTTGGAAAGCTCTGTTCATGTGATGCCGCGATCACAGTGAGAGTACTGGAAATGTGTTGAGCTACCCTCAGATTCAGATAAAGGTCATTTTGATAAATTCAAGAGCTCTAATGAGCTCATCTCTGGGTGTGGGAGTTTTGGATGACTTTGGATTTCAATTACTAAGTCACCCTAGTCCACATGTGACACTCCTCCACAAGTTAAAGTTTTCACCCAAAGCTCACACTGATCTTTCAAATTTCAAAACAACTCCAAATTTCTCTCTTATATCTCTAAAGGGCCAGAATCTGTCCTCTACAGACTGGATGGCACAGTCCACAAGACTGCCAAAAAGTTAAATAATGTGTATAAATGGTTTTCTGCACCAGTGGTCCTAATTAGCATTTTTCTCTGTGAAAGTCTGCATTATCAGTCTTTATCCAAAACATGAAACCTGCATAGGTCATGTTTCTTAGAGGAAAACaccttttcattttaaataaaaccaaaacCTGAAATAAAGTACTTGATTACACTTGAAAAATATGTCAGTcaatcaaaacaaacaaataattgaTATTCATACTCCATATGTgccaattaaaaacaaaagtcaACCTTACTCAGTCCAGATAGAGTCCGTGATGTAATGTGTCTATTTTGACGATCTAACATAAAGCGCATCTAACATTCATGGGTGTGTCTAAATCTATTTCACTATCTTGACGGTGGAAAAACCACATTTTGAATCCCTCTATCTATCACTCTTAGGTATTTCTTCATGTACTGATTGTCTGCATGTATTCCAATGACTCCTGCCTTGTGctttatgctgcctgggataggctttaGGCTCCTGGAATaggtggatgaatggatggattagtGGATGTATGACAGGCAGCATACCAAAGGAAATAGACATATTGCTAAGTCCCTTCTGTTTGTAAATATGCTTCGGCgtatggctcagtgggctaagcctctgtgcctgtgactggAAGGTCGCTGCTTCAAGCCTGGCCTTAGcaggtctgtgggtccttgagcgaggcccttaacccccagctccctgagtGCCTCAACGGGGGGCTGCCCCTTGTAGCCAGCTTGCTTTCACCTACAGAGAGTAAGATGGGGGAGGTGAAGGAGAATTttaccacagggatcaataaagtaacagttattattaataaattgcTGCTAAATATGTGCTTCAACCACATAATATTTTGGATGTTTTTATAACAGTTGTTCTTATAAATTGCAATATTTTTGTGAATATTATTTAAAATCCTAATTAATAGGATTCACAATGTTTTTCTTACTAGTATGATTTTTCTTCTTTCATGTATTCTAATGTAATAGGAAATTTATTACGCTGAGCTGAACAACAGCAGGcacgtaaaacaaaaaaaatacatacatacgaCTTATCAAACTATACCAGCTTATGCATTTTTCCCAGTGGGGATTTTTTGTGCATCTGTGGAACTGATAAGTATGTTCTCCATTAAGCCATGAAAGACTAGTTTCAACTTTACCCTGAGAGAGTGGCTGCCATCTGTTCTAAGCTACAGTCTTTCAGTAAAGATATTTTACTTATATTATCATCTAAACCTCATTATCATAGTACAGCTGATATCTACTGAAGTAAATTAATTAGAAGAGAAGCTACAATAAAACAGTTGAAAGAACTCTGACATTTTACACTACCAGATTTTTACACCACTAACTTTTGTGGAACATTATGAATTcttccatttttaaaaatgagatGAGTAACTTAACATTTTGTAAATTTTGGAGAGGTAGCATAATTTTTTGTTACAAACATTACATCTTTTCAAATTCTATGTGTATCCATTCAGCTTATAAGTCAAAGATGGAAAAAATGCCAGGTCTCATTATAATAAAGGCTGAAACCTCTTTTTACAGGGTCAAAAGGTTTACTGTGTTAGGTGAGCTAAACACCATGTGATTGTTACATTTAGGCTTGGTGGCTCCAGCACCACGGTAACAGCTAACCTCCTCAGAATACCATTCTTCATTTTATTGCACTACAGTAAATGGtaaacaaaaaacattcagtcaAGTGGAGTTCTGTAGCTGAAAGTACTTAATGAGTGAGGTCGGGGGGAATGGCTGACTTGTTAACGCTAACAGGAAGaccacaagtgcaaaaatagCAGCTCAGCACTACTGTTGCTGCAAAAAATATTGTCTGAATGCACAATTGGTCTGCCTTTGAAACAGCTCTGAAGGCAAATGTGGGTCTATTTCCCATCTACTTTTTAATGTAATCTGGCAGGCTTTCTCTTTGATGTGCTGATAAGGAATTACTTATAATACTTGTACTGAACTCGCGTATGTTGTTGGAAACACGTCATGATGTTTCCTCCAGCATACTTTACTGTAGGGATGATTGTTGTTGATATGCAGTGACCTAAAATCACGCCAAATGAAGTTCTGCTTGTTCCTCCCAAATAGTTCAATTTCAGTTTCATCACTCCACAAAACATTTTCCCAGTATCGCTGTGGAGTGTCCAAGTGCTCCTTCACAAACTTCAGGCATGCAGCAATGTTCCTTTTTGACAGCAGTGGCTTCCTCCTTGGTGTCCTGCCATGGACTCCTTTCTTGTTCAGTGTTTTGCATATTGTTGAATCATGAGTACAGATGTTACACAGTTCTGATGACTTCAAGTCATTCGCTGTCACTCTACTCTTCTTCTTTACCTCAAAGATGACTTTGCGTTGTGCTCATCTTGGCAGGGCGCCCACTTCTAGGCAGAGTAGCCACAGTaccaaattgtctccatttataGGCAACTTGCCTAACAGTAGACTGATGAATATGCAGAACCTTTGAGATGACTTTATAACCCTTTCCAGTCTTATGTAACATAACAATTTTTGATCGTAGGTCTTCAACTCTTTTGTGCCAGGCATGATTCCCATCTGGATATGCTTCTTGTCAAAACCCAAACTCAACCTTTTCAGTGGTTTTTATCAACCAAAGTCATTCTAGGCCACACCCCTGAACTCGTTTCATTAAATGAACTCCAGGTGCGCTAAATTCTGACTGCAATGAGCTTTTAAAAAAGTCATTAGCTTGGGGTTCACTTACTTTTTCGAACCTTCAGTTTCACAATTTGAATGATTTATACAATATGGTCAAATATTCTCTGAAAATCTATAGTATAGTAATAATATAGAAAATTCCAAggggttcacatactttttactttatattattcacagacgcaAACCCATAAATGAGCGAAACAAAATAtcgtgctgtggtctcttatttttcttccagagctgtataacaTATTTCAACAAACATGACCAaaataaaatgtgaactgtTTTGCTTTTTGAAATGTTTTTCCTCGGCTTATGTACCTGATGTGTACAGCACTACTTCAAAAGCCTTTCAACCATTTTTTTGTAGTGCCGATTATTAGATGGTTATCTATGTACCTTCCGTGCTActtgtccagtacagggtcCATGCAAGCACTGCGCATAAGGCACGGGGCACCCAGGAAGTTTGTTTAAACTACGTAACTAATGCTCTGTTATTCTTCTAATCTGTCACTCCAGGTGGTACAAGCTTCATTCtaaatctggaaaaaaggagAAGGATCGAGGCGAAGTGCAGGTCACTGTACAGTTCACACGCAATAACTTGACTGCTAGCATGTATGACCTCTCTGCGAAAGATAAACCACGCTCTCCTTTTGATAAGCTGAAGGATCGCATGAAAGGCAAAAAAAGAGGGGATATGGACTCATCTTCTGCCATCGTGCCAGGAGGTCTTCAGGTCCTGCCCCATATACGGAAGAGACTGCCAAGTGACGGTGGCGGGGAGGAAGACTATGAAGACGATGAGGGAGGTGAAGGACGACGGAGCAAGATGAGAAACTTTTTCCTCAGTGGAAAACTCCGCAAATCATCTGACACTCGGTCTAGCACATCCCTTGGTTCGGAGACCAGTGAGTCATCTTCACGGGGTGGCAGTTTGAGCCCCACTGCAGGCATAAGCGTTGTGGTGTCAGACATCTCAAACTCCCCCAGCAGTAGCAGCAACTTGACTGCTGACTACAGTCCTGGTAAGATTCACTCaggaaataaaagtaaaaattaTTTAAGGTTGGAGAAATATTaaattggtgtgtgtgtgtgtctgtttaatGCTAGTTTTGCTGACTCAATTGTCAACTAATTCTGCTAATTTTACAAGATTTTCTGGCAATTATCttgtaataatatataatacaatttattataatataaatGATATACTTATTCATATATTTAACACTTCTACTGTGGTGAGGTTAATTCAGTGAACACGCTTGAATGGCCATTATGCacaataatttattaatattgGCTTCGACTGCACAGGAGATTTCATGTTTCCTTCACATGATCTTACTGATATTGTGGGAGTACTGAGGGGGTGTGAGGTTCAGGGCTTACTTGGTTTCTTCACAATATTATTTATCACTTTTTCCCTTTTAAATATGATCATTGTGATTGAGGTTATTTTGACATAAgatgcagagaaagtaattattTTATTCTCAGTATAATAAGAGATGaaccagtccacatttttcaaTTTCTATCTGATTCTGATAACTGCCAATACGATACAAATTCCGATAACAGAGAGctctttttccttttattttattttattttattctattttacattttagaaaaaaatacaatattttattatattttaatataagtaTATTGTGTATAAATacttatatttaatatatatattcatattaATATGTTAAACTGGTAAATACAAATTAACAAATATAcctaaaaaaatctttaattaggCCATTAGAAACATACATAACGTACTGTTCCATCTTGTTTTACGCATTTTTGAGATATTTGTAGTTCAATTTTAATATGTTCCAGTAGAGTATACGCAAGtggcgaatgcttaaaatgccccacaGTTTTTCTCGTACTAGCAACAGCAACTTTGTTGCGATTGCAGTCCTTTGTGTATCATTAGCTGTATCGAGTGCGCAAAAGAGATCGAGTTAGTGACTCCCAAATCAGCCAttgctttttttcatattattcGCGTTGTCTTGCATAATCCTGTGCAATTtgtttagtgggattttccattGAACGTTACTTCCACctcttaaattttttttttttttacaaagattgCAAATCACTGTGCCACTAATCGTTAAAAGCATAAAGTATTTCCAAGTCATCATCCTCTTAACTGATATTCTTATGCCCCTTGTACTGCAAAGGGTATGTGCATGACATCACAGCAGGCAGAATTGAGTACCAAAAAACTGAGTGGCAGCGTTAATGTTCGGCTTGAACGCCGAAGAAAAAAAGCCATATATAACGAGAAAGAGCTGTCGTGTGGTTGATTGTACAAATCGATTTACCAAGAAATATTAGCTATATTTTTTACAGACTGAtgaaaactaaataagtaagtaTCGAGTGTGGATTAGTCACATATGACTGATAGCCGATCCATATAAAAGGTATGGATTGGCGGCGATCACGAATATTGGATTGGCACCTCTAATTATAACAGCTATTACATAAAAATTGTTGGAGTGTAATAGCTTCCAAATATGAaactgaaaacactttaaacctTAACTAATATGTTGTAAGGATGAAGATCTGGATCTGTttaaattttgagacaaacTGCACCACTATTGAAGCAACAGCAGTTAGTGACAGCAAAGAGAAGGCTGAGTTTATTAACACGCTTAACATTGTGAAAAGGATAACTCTAACGCTCATAATCTGAAGCACACGGTGCAAGTTATTTCAGGGCATTGCCAACCCACTtctgctagtttaatggcagaataaTAGTTGCAGTGTCAGGTGCATGGTCCAAAAAGGTTGTGTTTAGTCATGAGTGTGTTAAGTGTGTAACATGCTATAAACCAATAAAAATGTTATCTTCCGATCCCTTTAAATGACAGGTTTGCTTCCACCTTGACAGATTGCGATTACAATTGTGGATTTCCCAGGTACTAGAAAAGAATGCACAcaaacaaaccatcttttttcaTCATTCTATACACACCAGTGTTGTTGGGTCATCCTGCCCAGAAGAACCCTACACATATATTTCTTCAAATATTTTGATGTACAGATTAATTATCTTTCATATTGTAGTCttctgcatgtttttgcactGCCATGCCTTCTTGTGCGTGTAAACAGTGTATGTGAGGTGTTCACATGCCATTCTAGGGGCATGGAACTATTTTGATAACGCACCTTAAACCAATGAAGTACTGCAGCATTGACGTTTAACCATGTTTTGGTTGGTCAGAATCACAATCACTGCCTCAAAAAAGCAATGTGCCAACAATGTACCTTATTCCATATCATTTTAAGGCCGACACTCCCATAGGAGCTCAGATGGGACAATGACGTCTGACTAATACTTGCATCACACCTGGTGCCACTATGCACTGGGTATAATATAGGGCCCTAAAAATAACAATGTAATAAATTCCATAAATAAGGAAAGCTACAGTATACTGAAACAAATAGTGATGTGCAATAGATGTGCAATACAGATCAAATAAAGTGTGAGGTTCATAAAGGTGAGAATGTCAACTAAACATATTCTGTGGATCTTTTTGCAAACTTCCCAGGAACATTGGACAGGTCAGTGGCTCTTCTCAAACTGTGGGACACAGCATTGTACGATATTATAAAGTTTTCatagtttttctttttgggTCGTTAGCCTCCCTGCTAGGCACATTTTATTAGCAGTAGTAAGGTAGTCGGTCAGGGAAACGTATTATGGGGAACCCGGACACTTGTATTGTAGGGAATTTTACTGTGTCGTGTTTTTTTGAATTGTGGGGAGAGTTTGTAAGGTAGGCTtgtaaaaatattttcattGTACTATTGTAGTTTAGTTTGGAGAAATGTATTGTGATGGAATTTAATCATATCActtagcaaaatgttaggaaacaCTGAAGCTAATATAAGAAATCGGGCGGCTCTAAAGCTGCAGAGGGACTGTAGACTTTTGCTGTGAACTTGGAGAGACTCAACAAGATTTTTTGAGTCAGAAGTGTCCGAGTGAAAAATTCGGCCAAATGCAAGGCAAGACCTGCAAGCTGACTTGCCTATATTCTGTTTCATTTAAGTCTAAGCTTAGCTTACTAACAATGTAGGTATTTGCTGACTATTTACAATCATCAGCATAAGAGAAAAATGAATGGATTTTATATGCAGGATGTGCTTTGTGCTTATGAATATATTTTTTCATGAATTATATCTGTTTATCTCACTATAAACAGTAATTCAATGGATTTTTTTGCATATTAACaattattttattcaaatttttTTATCAAAAAAGTTTTCTGTTCATCCAGATACAAAATACACATCGATATAACTTGTTTGACGGCTCAGGAATTGTATCTGATCCGAGATTAGTAAACGGATGTACAGGGCAACAGTGCAGCAGTGTGAAAGGGATTACATGTTGGCTGTCTTGATGAACAGACACAGTCTCGATGAATGCTTGTAGGATTGCAGTAATCCATGAATTAATCTGAAGTCATCTGTGAGTCAATGAGAAATAACTATTTTATGCAATGATTTTACTGAAGGATTTTTGCAGTTTCAGTTAATCCTGGGACTGAAATAACTTGTAAtaataaacacaaacaaaaagtaAGAATCAGACTTTATCATTCATCAGTTATTACCATTACTCTTTCATTAATGATTATTTCAGAACATGAGTAACATACCAAAAGTATTTTTTGTATATTGGTCTACAAATTTTCTGCTATATGGTGCATGTTATTAACTCTGTTagtaatgaaatgttttgtctGTGTGATTATATCAGAATTGTTGTTTTTATGTAATATAAATGGATAACACTTAGCAGAGGTCATTTAATGACTTATTTGCTAGTTATTAgggttttttttaatcagtatGATTTATCAGGGGAATAGTGTTTCAACTTTCATGACTTATTTGAGAAGTATTTCACTCAGTATTTGCTGCTTCTttgacatttttatatttatttgcttattttaaggttgattttctttttttggacTCCATTGTCTACTGTAAAAGGTTTTTAAGAGACCAAATGGAGAAATAGTCTGTAATTAAGTATAAAGTACACCGTTTTGTAAGTTATTTAAGTCATTCTGAGTTAAGAAAAAGTACATTGTTTCAAATTCCAGGTTCTGCACCTAAGGATTCTTCCTTTTCTCCTCAGAACACGCCGTCAGTCCTTTGCCAGAGCTCATGGGCCACAAGCGGGCCTTCAGTGATGAGGCCAGTCAGATTACTATCATCATGCCTCAGCCTATCACCAAGTGCCAGAGTGGCTTGCGGTCACAGTCCTCACTGTGCATCAATGGCAGCCACGTCTATGCTGCTGACTCCCTACTTTCTGGAGGCTCAGATACCCAGGCCACCTCTTTGGAGTTGCTGCAGAAATGCATGCCACTCTCCCGCTCCTTGCAAAACATCACTCGCCGGAGTGAAGATCCCCAAAATATCTGCACCAGTGAAGTCCGGCACCGGTCCTTTGATAACTCAGCGACAGAGGAAAAAGTACCTATGTTTGGGAAGGCTGACAAGGACCAATCGGAAAGCCGACCTGTGCAGGTGGCCATACCCATGATTTCTGCAGTAGGAGAATCAGCTGGAAATGACACAAAGCATAAGAATAACCTCCCTCGTGGAGGGGAAGACTCAGACCGTACCAAGGCTTGCAAGGGTCAAGGTGCACCACCGGAGCAGAAACACAAAGGCTGGTTTGGCTTCAAGGACCCTCAGAGCAGACCAAGGtgagtgtgtgctgttcgggaaCAGACCAAGGTTGAGTGTGTGCTGTTCAGGAGCAGACCAAGGtgagtgtgtgctgttcgggagCAGACCAAGGTTGAGTGTGTGCTGTTCAGGAGCAGACCAAGGTGAGTGTGTGCTGTTCAGGAGCAGACCAAGGTtgagtgtgtgctgttcgggagCAGACCAAGGTGAGTGTGTGCTGTTCAGGAGCAGACCAAGGTTGAGTGTGTGCTGTTCAGGAGCAGACGAAGGTTGAGTGTGTGCTGTTCAGGAGCAGACGAAGGTTGAGTGTGTGCTGTTCAGGAGCAGACCAAGGTGAGTGTGTGCTGTTCAGGAGCAGACCAAGGTTGAGTGTGTGCTGTTCAGGAGCAGACCAAGGTTGAGTGTGTGCTGTTCAGGAGCAGACCAAGGTtgagtgtgtgctgttcgggagCAGACCAAGGTGAGTGTGTGCTGTTCAGGAGCAGACCAAGGTTGAGTGTGTGCTGTTCAGGAGCAGACCAAGGTTGAGTGTGTGCTGTTCAGGAGCAGACGAAGGTTGAGTGTGTGCTGTTCAGGAGCAGACCAAGGTTGAGTGTGTGCTGTTCAGGAGCAGACCAAGGTGAGTGTGTGCTGTTCAGGAGCAGACCAAGGTTGAGTGTGTGCTGTTCAGGAGCAGACCAAGGTTGAGTGTGTGCTGTTCAGGAGCAGACGAAGGTTGAGTGTGTGCTGTTCAGGAGCAGACCAAGGTGAGTGTGTGCTGTTCAGGAGCAGACCAAGGTGAGTGTGTGCTGTTCAGGAGCAGACCAAGGTTGAGTGTGTGCTGTTCAGAAGCAGACCAAGGTTGAGTGTGTGCTGTTCAGGAGCAGACCAAGGTtgagtgtgtgctgttcgggagCAGACCAAGGTGAGTGTGTGCTGTTCAGGAGCAGACCAAGGTTGAGTGTGTGCTATTCAGGAGCAGACCAAGGTTGAGTGTGTGCTGTTCAGAAGCAGACCAAGTTTGAGTGTGTGCTGTTCAGGAGCAG encodes:
- the LOC125721108 gene encoding rab11 family-interacting protein 5-like isoform X1, yielding MSINEELRWLPTHVQVTVLRARCLRAKGKHGTSDSYSIIQLGKEKFSTCVVEKSTSPEWKEECTFELLPGVLDMDGRSGDLIVTVMHRALMGLDVFLGQAVIALNKVFQDGICMRNQWYKLHSKSGKKEKDRGEVQVTVQFTRNNLTASMYDLSAKDKPRSPFDKLKDRMKGKKRGDMDSSSAIVPGGLQVLPHIRKRLPSDGGGEEDYEDDEGGEGRRSKMRNFFLSGKLRKSSDTRSSTSLGSETSESSSRGGSLSPTAGISVVVSDISNSPSSSSNLTADYSPEHAVSPLPELMGHKRAFSDEASQITIIMPQPITKCQSGLRSQSSLCINGSHVYAADSLLSGGSDTQATSLELLQKCMPLSRSLQNITRRSEDPQNICTSEVRHRSFDNSATEEKVPMFGKADKDQSESRPVQVAIPMISAVGESAGNDTKHKNNLPRGGEDSDRTKACKGQGAPPEQKHKGWFGFKDPQSRPSPHPVKPLTTTAAQEERRSDSRSVLTSGLEKLKSTIQAGRSTQHGQPEAERSKQSLPEEDTSLCHLSNSDLIALLLQQDAELKKQAAQLERQGALLKSRELELKKMKLTVRDLEDYIDKLLVRIMDQTPTLLQVRSKFK
- the LOC125721108 gene encoding rab11 family-interacting protein 5-like isoform X3, producing MDGRSGDLIVTVMHRALMGLDVFLGQAVIALNKVFQDGICMRNQWYKLHSKSGKKEKDRGEVQVTVQFTRNNLTASMYDLSAKDKPRSPFDKLKDRMKGKKRGDMDSSSAIVPGGLQVLPHIRKRLPSDGGGEEDYEDDEGGEGRRSKMRNFFLSGKLRKSSDTRSSTSLGSETSESSSRGGSLSPTAGISVVVSDISNSPSSSSNLTADYSPEHAVSPLPELMGHKRAFSDEASQITIIMPQPITKCQSGLRSQSSLCINGSHVYAADSLLSGGSDTQATSLELLQKCMPLSRSLQNITRRSEDPQNICTSEVRHRSFDNSATEEKVPMFGKADKDQSESRPVQVAIPMISAVGESAGNDTKHKNNLPRGGEDSDRTKACKGQGAPPEQKHKGWFGFKDPQSRPSPHPVKPLTTTAAQEERRSDSRSVLTSGLEKLKSTIQAGRSTQHGQPEAERSKQSLPEEDTSLCHLSNSDLIALLLQQDAELKKQAAQLERQGALLKSRELELKKMKLTVRDLEDYIDKLLVRIMDQTPTLLQVRSKFK
- the LOC125721108 gene encoding rab11 family-interacting protein 5-like isoform X2, encoding MSINEELRWLPTHVQVTVLRARCLRAKGKHGTSDSYSIIQLGKEKFSTCVVEKSTSPEWKEECTFELLPGVLDMDGRSGDLIVTVMHRALMGLDVFLGQAVIALNKVFQDGICMRNQWYKLHSKSGKKEKDRGEVQVTVQFTRNNLTASMYDLSAKDKPRSPFDKLKDRMKGKKRGDMDSSSAIVPGGLQVLPHIRKRLPSDGGGEEDYEDDEGGEGRRSKMRNFFLSGKLRKSSDTRSSTSLGSETSESSSRGGSLSPTAGISVVVSDISNSPSSSSNLTADYSPEHAVSPLPELMGHKRAFSDEASQITIIMPQPITKCQSGLRSQSSLCINGSHVYAADSLLSGGSDTQATSLELLQKCMPLSRSLQNITRRSEDPQNICTSEVRHRSFDNSATEEKVPMFGKADKDQSESRPVQVAIPMISAVGESAGNDTKHKNNLPRGGEDSDRTKACKGQGAPPEQKHKGWFGFKDPQSRPSPHPVKPLTTTAAQEERRSDSRSVLTSGLEKLKSTIQAGRSTQHGQPEAERSKSLPEEDTSLCHLSNSDLIALLLQQDAELKKQAAQLERQGALLKSRELELKKMKLTVRDLEDYIDKLLVRIMDQTPTLLQVRSKFK